In Arthrobacter woluwensis, a single genomic region encodes these proteins:
- the tgt gene encoding tRNA guanosine(34) transglycosylase Tgt produces the protein MDPAVPEREPARQEEFGFTVGTRLADAEPGKQGRTGTIRTPHGEIQTPAFIAVGTKATVKAVLPESMKDLGAQALLSNAYHLYLQPGPEILDAAGGLGRFMNWQGPTFTDSGGFQVMSLGSGFKKVINMDVVDNSGPDDAVAPGKERLAHVDEDGVWFKSHLNGDKHRFTPEISMQVQHQIGADIMFAFDELTTLQNSRAYQEESLERTRRWAERCVTEHFRLTEERVGKPYQALFGVIQGAHYEDLRRKACRDLGAMNFDGFGLGGALEKENLGTIVGWCAEELPEDKPRHLLGISEPDDIFTAIENGADTFDCVSPTRVARNSAFYTPDGRFNLSGRKYKADFGPLYDGCDCYACANYTRAYIHHLFKAKEMVAATLVSIHNERFVVKLVDDARLAMESGDFAVYKAETLGRYYSA, from the coding sequence ATCGACCCCGCCGTCCCCGAGCGCGAGCCTGCCCGCCAGGAGGAGTTCGGCTTCACGGTCGGGACCCGCCTGGCGGATGCCGAACCCGGCAAGCAGGGCCGCACCGGAACCATCAGGACGCCCCACGGCGAGATCCAGACGCCTGCGTTCATCGCCGTCGGCACCAAAGCCACGGTGAAAGCGGTGCTGCCCGAGTCGATGAAGGACCTCGGCGCGCAGGCACTGCTGTCCAACGCGTATCACCTGTACCTCCAGCCCGGTCCGGAGATCCTGGACGCCGCGGGCGGGCTCGGACGGTTCATGAACTGGCAGGGACCGACCTTCACCGACTCGGGCGGGTTCCAGGTCATGAGCCTGGGGTCCGGCTTCAAGAAGGTCATCAACATGGACGTCGTGGACAACTCCGGTCCGGATGACGCGGTCGCCCCCGGCAAGGAGCGCCTGGCCCATGTGGACGAGGACGGTGTCTGGTTCAAGAGCCACCTCAACGGCGACAAGCACCGCTTCACCCCGGAGATCTCCATGCAGGTGCAGCACCAGATCGGCGCGGACATCATGTTCGCCTTCGACGAGCTGACCACCCTCCAGAACTCCCGCGCGTATCAGGAGGAGTCCCTCGAGCGCACGCGCCGCTGGGCGGAACGCTGTGTCACGGAGCACTTCCGACTCACCGAGGAGCGGGTCGGCAAGCCGTACCAGGCCCTGTTCGGCGTCATCCAGGGCGCCCACTACGAGGACCTGCGCCGCAAGGCCTGCCGCGACCTCGGCGCCATGAACTTCGACGGCTTCGGCCTCGGCGGAGCGCTCGAGAAGGAGAATCTCGGGACGATCGTCGGCTGGTGCGCCGAGGAGCTGCCGGAGGACAAGCCGCGGCACCTGCTCGGGATCTCCGAGCCGGACGACATCTTCACGGCCATCGAGAACGGCGCGGACACCTTCGACTGCGTCTCCCCCACGCGCGTCGCGAGGAACTCCGCGTTCTACACGCCGGACGGGCGTTTCAACCTCTCCGGCCGTAAGTACAAGGCGGACTTCGGCCCCCTCTACGACGGCTGCGACTGCTACGCCTGCGCCAACTACACGCGCGCCTACATCCACCACCTCTTCAAGGCCAAGGAGATGGTGGCGGCCACGCTCGTCTCCATCCACAACGAGCGCTTCGTGGTGAAGCTCGTGGACGACGCCCGTCTCGCCATGGAGTCCGGTGACTTCGCCGTGTACAAGGCGGAGACGCTGGGCCGGTACTACTCGGCCTGA
- a CDS encoding TetR/AcrR family transcriptional regulator: MTSETDAVHGSLRERKKQQTRQAIHDAARALVLEEGLAQVTIADICARAGISERTFFNYFPSKAAASLGLPSNPLSEARAHLFLDSEGPIIDDLCHLIGSLSSGPDSVPRLKKLVDNEPELMAAVHHWMSGLRAEIIALAEQKTTPLRARAATSLVFAALFLHSDSSHAGIEDRPSAEDLQAMIKVLAEVAQGH, translated from the coding sequence ATGACGTCCGAAACAGACGCAGTCCACGGTTCCCTGCGGGAACGCAAGAAGCAGCAGACCCGGCAGGCGATCCATGATGCCGCACGGGCACTGGTGCTCGAAGAGGGACTGGCGCAGGTGACGATCGCGGACATCTGTGCCCGGGCCGGGATCTCGGAACGGACCTTCTTCAACTACTTCCCGTCCAAGGCGGCAGCGTCCCTGGGACTGCCGAGCAACCCGCTCTCCGAGGCCCGCGCGCACCTGTTCCTGGACAGCGAAGGGCCGATCATCGATGACCTCTGCCACCTCATCGGCAGTCTCTCCAGCGGACCGGACAGCGTCCCGCGTCTGAAGAAGCTCGTGGACAACGAGCCCGAGCTCATGGCCGCCGTGCACCACTGGATGTCCGGACTGCGGGCCGAGATCATCGCCCTGGCCGAGCAGAAGACCACCCCGCTGCGGGCCCGCGCCGCCACCTCCCTGGTGTTCGCCGCGCTCTTCCTGCATTCGGACAGCAGCCATGCCGGGATCGAGGACCGGCCGTCCGCCGAGGACCTCCAAGCCATGATCAAGGTCCTGGCCGAGGTGGCGCAGGGGCACTGA
- a CDS encoding cation:proton antiporter — protein MMLAIAILGCASLCWALVHRKLRAAWITGPMIMAGLGALVGALSVNGSAEFFDSHLALYIAEVILALLLFSDAVDVRGSVRAQFGPVPLRLLFIALPLSVALVIAFGFVLPLDLSTAAILAVACISIPADFSPELSILKDKKVPNRVRRWLSVESGYNDGLVSPLLLGALALGASAQASKNDALGALLKAAPAGLLAIVIGAVLGVALGYLFRTALAKGWADRQSIRIGIVAIPITTFGLAVTLGANGFVAAFVCGIAFRFARGREWEDKVELTFVEDLTSLVNLMLWFAFGLSAVILIGATYDWWPTLFLALFALTLGRFVPVWLALSKSKVRPKDRLFMAAMGPRGAASIVFGLLAFNALPPEEGYPVLAATTMVVLGSLILHGAGGAILINKLYGQRHGNPDPAPTSLP, from the coding sequence ATGATGCTGGCAATCGCGATTCTCGGCTGCGCTTCATTGTGCTGGGCTCTGGTGCACCGAAAGCTCAGGGCCGCCTGGATCACCGGCCCGATGATCATGGCAGGACTCGGCGCCCTGGTCGGAGCCTTGAGCGTCAACGGATCCGCTGAGTTTTTCGACTCCCATCTGGCGCTGTACATCGCAGAAGTCATCCTGGCCCTGTTGCTGTTCAGTGATGCGGTGGATGTCCGTGGATCGGTCCGCGCGCAGTTCGGGCCGGTGCCGCTGAGGCTCCTTTTCATCGCGCTGCCGTTGTCGGTCGCCCTGGTGATCGCGTTCGGTTTCGTCCTGCCCCTGGACCTCTCGACGGCGGCGATCCTGGCGGTGGCGTGCATCTCCATCCCCGCCGACTTCTCTCCGGAGTTGTCGATTCTGAAGGACAAGAAGGTGCCCAACCGCGTCCGTCGCTGGCTGAGCGTCGAAAGCGGCTACAACGACGGCCTCGTGTCCCCCCTGCTGCTCGGGGCCCTGGCCCTGGGCGCCAGCGCTCAAGCGTCGAAAAACGATGCCCTCGGAGCCCTGCTGAAGGCCGCCCCCGCCGGACTGCTGGCCATCGTCATCGGCGCAGTCCTGGGCGTGGCACTGGGATACCTTTTCCGGACCGCCCTGGCCAAGGGCTGGGCGGACCGTCAGAGCATCCGCATCGGCATCGTCGCCATTCCCATCACCACCTTCGGGCTGGCCGTCACGCTGGGGGCCAACGGCTTCGTGGCCGCGTTCGTCTGCGGTATCGCCTTCCGTTTCGCCCGGGGCCGCGAGTGGGAGGACAAGGTGGAGCTCACCTTCGTCGAAGATCTCACCTCCTTGGTGAACCTCATGCTGTGGTTCGCGTTCGGGCTCTCCGCCGTGATCCTGATCGGTGCGACCTACGACTGGTGGCCGACGCTGTTCCTCGCACTGTTCGCCCTGACACTGGGGCGGTTCGTGCCTGTCTGGCTCGCGTTGAGCAAGTCGAAGGTCCGGCCCAAGGACAGGCTGTTCATGGCCGCCATGGGCCCGCGGGGCGCCGCCTCCATCGTGTTCGGGCTACTGGCCTTCAACGCCTTGCCGCCCGAAGAGGGCTATCCGGTCCTTGCGGCCACGACCATGGTCGTCCTCGGCAGCCTCATCCTGCATGGGGCAGGAGGAGCCATACTGATCAACAAGCTCTACGGTCAGCGCCACGGGAACCCGGACCCAGCCCCCACGTCTTTGCCATAA
- a CDS encoding ABC transporter ATP-binding protein: MSKTIIEHAGSTGSRPPSRTAILWSFARPHRGKLAFALVLGAAAAAMELISPMATRWVLDALGAREQFVAPLVVLICLLIVGAAVTCWQAIVLGTMAEDVVFETRRGMVQRYLRARLLPLVQRPAGELVTRVTSDSVLLREAASTSIVGLVNGSILLVGTVVMMFVLDVSLALATMIAIALVAAVFAFLMPSIADSQDRAQDSLGRLGGSLATTLRAIKTVKSTTSEPSQEKLLVSHASESRRHSLRAVRLEAVVWSVGWAGVQAATIFVLCFGAMRVASGELQLSTLIAFLLYVMGLLSPVTELGQNLTSLQAGVAAAGRIREVQSLPVESDSVTAPGGWRSDAAPAVALDDVHVRYHPEGPAVLQGVSLSIPPKGHTAIVGPSGAGKTTIFSLILCFIDAEKGRISLQGAPYEALSRTEVRQAIGYVEQDVPTLPGTLRENLTFGSTSPSAGDIADVLREVRLEEFVNGLPDGLDSALNSETVSGGQRQRIGIARAMLSKPKVLLLDEATAQVDGISEAAIGRMIDRQAKDGAVVTIAHRLSTVVGADRIFLMDAGRVVGAGTHRELLESSDLYRTMVASFSLD, from the coding sequence ATGTCCAAGACGATTATCGAACACGCCGGGTCCACGGGATCCCGTCCGCCGTCCAGGACGGCAATTCTCTGGAGCTTCGCTCGCCCGCACCGTGGGAAGCTGGCGTTCGCGTTGGTTCTCGGCGCTGCGGCGGCTGCCATGGAGCTCATCAGCCCGATGGCGACTCGCTGGGTTCTTGATGCGCTGGGTGCCAGGGAACAGTTCGTGGCTCCACTGGTGGTGCTCATCTGTTTGCTGATCGTCGGCGCGGCGGTGACGTGCTGGCAGGCCATCGTTCTCGGAACGATGGCCGAAGATGTGGTCTTCGAGACCCGGCGCGGTATGGTGCAGCGCTATCTGCGTGCCAGGCTGCTCCCGCTGGTGCAGCGTCCGGCCGGTGAGCTGGTCACTCGGGTGACGAGTGATTCCGTGCTGTTGCGCGAGGCCGCCTCCACGAGCATCGTGGGACTGGTCAATGGTTCCATTCTGTTGGTGGGGACCGTGGTGATGATGTTCGTTCTTGACGTGTCCCTGGCCCTGGCCACCATGATCGCCATAGCGCTGGTCGCGGCGGTCTTTGCCTTCTTGATGCCTTCGATCGCGGATTCGCAGGATCGCGCCCAGGATTCACTCGGTCGCCTCGGCGGCTCTCTGGCCACCACGCTCCGAGCCATCAAGACGGTGAAGTCGACGACGTCCGAGCCGAGCCAGGAGAAGCTCCTGGTTTCTCATGCTTCCGAGTCTCGTCGGCATAGTTTGCGAGCAGTCCGCCTGGAGGCTGTCGTGTGGAGTGTGGGATGGGCCGGCGTCCAGGCCGCCACGATTTTCGTCCTCTGCTTCGGAGCGATGCGAGTGGCTTCAGGAGAACTGCAGTTGTCCACCCTCATCGCGTTCCTCTTGTACGTCATGGGGCTGCTCAGCCCGGTCACGGAACTGGGACAGAACCTGACGAGCCTGCAGGCAGGGGTCGCGGCGGCGGGACGGATCCGTGAGGTGCAGTCACTGCCGGTGGAGTCGGATTCCGTGACCGCGCCAGGTGGGTGGCGTTCAGATGCCGCGCCCGCCGTCGCGCTCGACGATGTCCATGTGCGTTATCACCCGGAGGGGCCCGCCGTGCTGCAGGGCGTCTCGCTCTCGATCCCTCCGAAGGGCCATACGGCGATCGTCGGCCCGTCCGGTGCTGGGAAGACCACCATCTTCTCCCTGATCCTGTGTTTCATCGACGCTGAAAAGGGACGCATCTCCCTCCAGGGTGCGCCCTACGAAGCCCTCTCGAGGACCGAAGTCCGCCAGGCCATCGGTTATGTGGAACAGGATGTGCCTACTCTTCCCGGCACGTTGAGGGAGAACCTGACCTTCGGCAGCACCAGTCCGTCGGCCGGTGACATCGCAGACGTTCTCCGTGAGGTGCGGCTGGAGGAGTTCGTCAACGGACTCCCTGATGGACTGGACAGCGCACTCAACTCGGAGACCGTCTCCGGCGGGCAGCGTCAGCGCATCGGTATCGCCCGGGCCATGCTGTCCAAGCCGAAGGTGCTTCTCCTGGACGAAGCCACAGCCCAGGTGGATGGGATCTCTGAGGCCGCGATCGGCCGGATGATCGATCGTCAGGCGAAGGACGGAGCCGTGGTGACGATCGCCCATCGCCTCAGCACCGTCGTCGGCGCAGACAGGATCTTCCTCATGGACGCAGGACGCGTCGTCGGCGCAGGAACCCACCGGGAACTCCTGGAATCCTCGGATCTGTACCGTACGATGGTGGCCTCCTTCAGCCTGGACTGA
- a CDS encoding DUF6707 family protein, protein MEHHEALRVELAAGLITKGVRVVLPDGELSPQVQAVVTEDDDLGNPLQNRLMFDDGASLRVALTATVLVVAGAGAGLPVGAAAVAGSGDVRAEPPAGDAETASGLVVPPPPAPLPAPEEDAAVREARERIPAPELTPEQLIEDLAEQYPGRAGLQNLAERLTKGINVKSGSCLADLRAFSQDLFLEHQDAEGALAVADLLNVLPFDGNPARWTHTEASLALSSYLADQLGDRDRAERYRLLLKAPEGQSLDPFRSRLEAKIRQRRLNEPNLYDKEVFRAMDSGNHEAEREWRILRLESLLHLMAHGGSQTLAPDEVERRVRLELDLIRG, encoded by the coding sequence ATGGAACATCACGAAGCGCTGCGCGTCGAGCTCGCAGCCGGCCTGATCACCAAAGGGGTCCGCGTGGTGCTGCCCGATGGCGAACTGAGCCCCCAGGTGCAGGCCGTGGTCACCGAGGATGACGACCTCGGCAACCCTCTGCAGAACCGCCTGATGTTCGACGACGGCGCCAGCCTCCGCGTGGCGCTCACCGCCACGGTGCTCGTGGTGGCGGGCGCGGGGGCGGGACTTCCCGTCGGCGCCGCGGCAGTGGCCGGGTCCGGAGACGTGAGGGCCGAGCCCCCGGCCGGTGACGCGGAGACCGCCTCCGGCCTGGTGGTTCCGCCGCCACCCGCGCCCCTCCCGGCGCCCGAGGAGGACGCCGCCGTCCGGGAGGCCCGCGAGAGGATCCCCGCGCCCGAGCTCACCCCGGAGCAGCTCATCGAGGACCTCGCCGAGCAGTATCCCGGTCGCGCCGGACTGCAGAATCTGGCCGAACGGCTGACCAAGGGCATCAACGTGAAATCGGGCAGCTGCCTGGCCGATCTGCGCGCCTTCTCCCAGGACCTCTTCCTGGAGCACCAGGACGCCGAGGGGGCTCTCGCGGTCGCCGATCTGCTGAACGTGCTGCCCTTCGACGGGAACCCCGCCCGCTGGACCCACACCGAGGCGAGCCTCGCGCTGTCCAGTTACCTCGCCGATCAGCTCGGCGACCGGGACCGCGCGGAGCGTTACCGGCTCCTGCTCAAGGCCCCGGAAGGGCAGAGCCTGGACCCGTTCCGCTCACGCCTCGAAGCGAAGATCCGCCAGCGACGGCTCAACGAACCCAATCTGTATGACAAAGAGGTCTTCCGCGCCATGGACAGCGGGAATCACGAGGCGGAGCGCGAATGGCGCATCCTGCGGCTCGAATCCCTGCTGCATCTCATGGCCCACGGCGGATCCCAGACCCTCGCGCCGGACGAGGTGGAGCGCCGCGTGCGGCTGGAACTGGACCTCATCCGCGGCTGA
- a CDS encoding NUDIX hydrolase family protein: MSVRTPDPYPGWLSDEDLYEARNRLPMVYVEAVPVRLDPLGLVIEVGSLLQGDAEGNMVRSLVSGRVLYRETIRAALLRHLEKDLGALALPQLPPSPVPFTVAEYFPAPSHTGFTDDRQHAVSLVYLVPVTGECSPRQDALELTWMSPDEVLSPAVQQEFDGGRGQLVRQALAFSGIAAF; the protein is encoded by the coding sequence ATGAGCGTACGCACCCCGGACCCCTACCCCGGCTGGCTGTCCGATGAGGACCTTTACGAGGCCAGGAACCGCCTCCCCATGGTCTACGTGGAGGCGGTTCCCGTGCGGCTGGATCCGCTCGGACTCGTGATCGAGGTCGGCTCCCTCCTCCAGGGCGACGCCGAAGGCAACATGGTGCGTTCCCTGGTGTCCGGGCGCGTCCTGTACCGCGAGACCATCCGCGCCGCGCTGCTGCGCCACCTCGAGAAGGACCTGGGCGCCCTCGCGCTGCCGCAGCTCCCGCCGAGCCCGGTGCCGTTCACCGTGGCGGAGTACTTCCCCGCGCCGTCCCACACGGGTTTCACCGACGACCGGCAGCACGCCGTCTCGCTCGTCTATCTGGTGCCCGTCACCGGAGAATGCAGCCCGCGCCAGGACGCCCTGGAACTGACCTGGATGTCGCCGGATGAAGTGCTCAGCCCCGCGGTCCAGCAGGAGTTCGACGGCGGCCGCGGACAGCTGGTGCGGCAGGCTCTGGCGTTCTCCGGGATCGCGGCCTTCTAG
- a CDS encoding MFS transporter: MSGTRLAPPAKQPTMGRAVANILKGSAGNLIEWYDLYVYAAFSSYFASSFFNGKDPAQAQIDAYLTFALTFLMRPVGSWFFGRFADRRGRRAALTLSVSLMGLGSLLVAVLPTAAQIGVWATVLMYASRLLQGFSVGGEYGTSATYMSEAAVSGKRGFFSSFQYVTLVGGQVLALLTLVILQQTLGERAIHDWGWRIPFAIGAVASLLVLWLRRTMDETITTEQREAVRSDGAQPGTLKLLFTKHWKQFLVVVFFTMGGTCAFYLYTTYILSYMNNVSHIPKSQTSVINFWALLLFMLIQPLFGLLSDRIGRRTLLIVFGVLGTVFTWPIMSTLATVHDPLPAFLLMVAALLIVVNYTSVNAIMKAELFPSSVRALGVGLGYAVANSLFGGTTPLIGEWLSAQGHKEWLFTYVTITIALSLVVYIFFLPKDRPEDLD; the protein is encoded by the coding sequence ATGTCAGGAACACGTCTTGCCCCACCGGCGAAGCAGCCCACGATGGGCCGCGCCGTCGCGAACATCCTCAAGGGCTCGGCCGGCAATCTGATCGAATGGTACGACCTCTATGTCTACGCCGCCTTCTCCTCCTACTTCGCGAGCTCCTTCTTCAACGGCAAGGACCCGGCGCAGGCCCAGATCGACGCGTACCTGACGTTCGCCCTGACGTTCCTGATGCGGCCGGTGGGCTCGTGGTTCTTCGGACGCTTCGCAGACCGCCGCGGACGCCGCGCCGCGCTGACCCTGTCCGTCAGCCTCATGGGCCTCGGCTCACTCCTGGTCGCCGTGCTGCCGACGGCCGCGCAGATCGGCGTCTGGGCGACCGTCCTGATGTACGCGTCGCGGCTGCTGCAGGGCTTCTCGGTGGGCGGCGAGTACGGCACGAGCGCCACCTACATGAGTGAGGCGGCGGTGAGCGGCAAGCGGGGCTTCTTCTCGAGCTTCCAGTACGTGACCCTTGTCGGCGGCCAGGTTCTGGCCCTCCTGACCCTCGTGATCCTCCAGCAGACGCTGGGCGAGCGGGCCATCCACGACTGGGGCTGGCGCATCCCGTTCGCCATCGGCGCCGTGGCGTCCCTGCTGGTGCTGTGGCTGCGGCGGACCATGGACGAGACCATCACCACCGAACAGCGCGAAGCGGTCCGCTCGGACGGCGCCCAGCCCGGCACCCTCAAGCTCCTCTTCACGAAGCACTGGAAGCAGTTCCTGGTGGTGGTGTTCTTCACCATGGGCGGCACGTGCGCGTTCTACCTCTACACCACGTACATCCTCAGCTACATGAACAACGTCTCGCACATCCCGAAGTCCCAGACCTCGGTCATCAACTTCTGGGCGCTGCTGCTGTTCATGCTGATCCAGCCGCTGTTCGGCCTGCTCTCCGACCGGATCGGACGCCGGACCTTGCTGATCGTCTTCGGCGTGCTGGGCACCGTGTTCACGTGGCCGATCATGTCGACGCTGGCCACCGTCCACGACCCCCTCCCGGCGTTCCTGCTCATGGTCGCCGCACTGCTGATCGTGGTGAACTACACGTCCGTCAACGCGATCATGAAGGCCGAGCTGTTCCCATCCTCGGTGCGCGCCCTCGGCGTGGGCCTGGGCTATGCGGTGGCGAACTCGCTCTTCGGCGGGACGACGCCGCTCATCGGCGAGTGGCTGTCCGCCCAGGGGCACAAGGAATGGCTCTTCACCTACGTGACCATCACGATCGCGCTCTCGCTCGTGGTGTACATCTTCTTCCTGCCGAAAGACCGGCCGGAAGACCTCGACTGA
- a CDS encoding VOC family protein — translation MSETPAQDQPTAPATGEFTTDGLPHGRTSITPHVVVSPATAALEFYRDVFGAVVVSDTRMGDAIGEAELRFASGSITIGDPLPEFGLVAPQPGGISMSLAIYVPDVDAVTAKAEAAGATIREAPANFVSGDRYASILDPFGVRWAVMTRVEDLSPEESKRRVNEWAAGFAG, via the coding sequence ATGAGCGAAACACCAGCACAGGATCAGCCCACCGCGCCCGCCACCGGCGAGTTCACCACCGACGGCCTTCCGCACGGCCGGACGTCCATCACGCCCCACGTCGTGGTCTCGCCGGCCACCGCGGCCCTGGAGTTCTACCGCGACGTGTTCGGCGCCGTCGTCGTCTCCGACACGCGCATGGGCGACGCGATCGGCGAGGCCGAGCTGCGGTTCGCCTCCGGGAGCATCACCATCGGCGACCCCCTGCCCGAATTCGGCCTCGTGGCGCCCCAGCCGGGCGGGATCAGCATGTCCCTGGCGATCTACGTGCCCGATGTGGACGCCGTCACCGCGAAGGCCGAGGCCGCCGGGGCCACGATCCGCGAAGCGCCCGCGAACTTCGTCTCAGGCGACCGGTACGCCTCCATCCTCGATCCGTTCGGCGTCCGCTGGGCCGTGATGACGCGCGTCGAGGACCTGTCCCCGGAGGAGAGCAAGCGGCGCGTGAACGAGTGGGCCGCCGGCTTCGCGGGCTGA
- a CDS encoding MDR family MFS transporter, whose translation MTHRQILLVIYALMAGMFLSSLDQTIVGTAIRTIGDDLHGLDQQAWVTTAYLITSTISTPIYGKLSDIFGRRPLYLFGLGVFLVGSLLSSFSDSMLMLAAFRGFQGIGAGALMSIPLAIMGDILAPRERAKYQGYFLAVFAVSSVVGPLIGGVFADADQILWIAGWRWVFLINVPIGLAALAMVLAFLHLPKFHEHGKVRIDWWGATAVIVTLVPLLLVAEQGREWGWGSAGSIACYVIGAVGLAAFIIIESIMKSDAIIPLRLFRSGTFSMATVLGFLVGFAMFGAMLTLPLYLQLVTGLTPTESGFATLPMVAGLMIASIVSGQLIAKTGKYRIFPITGTFATACGYLVLTFMTIDKPLWFLMIGMFLIGLGLGQLMQTLTLASQNSVEPRDMGVATSSSTFFRQIGGTLGTAVLLSVLFAVMPNNITTAMQNENDLKASLDAALTPSVASAPANKGVMDQLWNPIVNPVKDELQKGLDQGTAAAKKAADDAVTRQVTAAVQAKVTAGQLPAEAAQSIIDQQVAAAKPAAEQKALEAAARQANAAVVNGRLAIDFSDAGQRQAVVDKLAPTMIDKLKEQKSENGGSASTSDTSYLKGADPRLTRQFMTGFNTSAVSIYWVGLGVIVLAFILSWFFKVPPLRQRSALQEQADKNTAAQLAES comes from the coding sequence ATGACGCATCGCCAGATCCTTCTGGTCATCTACGCGCTCATGGCCGGAATGTTCCTCTCCTCCCTGGACCAGACGATCGTCGGCACGGCCATCCGCACCATCGGCGATGACCTCCACGGGCTGGACCAGCAGGCCTGGGTGACCACGGCCTACCTGATCACCTCGACCATTTCGACGCCGATCTACGGCAAGCTCTCGGACATCTTCGGCCGCCGCCCGCTCTACCTCTTCGGCCTGGGCGTCTTCCTGGTCGGCTCACTCCTCTCCTCGTTCTCGGACTCCATGCTCATGCTGGCCGCCTTCCGCGGCTTCCAGGGCATCGGCGCCGGCGCCCTCATGTCCATTCCGCTGGCCATCATGGGCGACATCCTGGCTCCCCGGGAGCGTGCCAAGTACCAGGGCTACTTCCTGGCCGTCTTCGCCGTCTCCTCCGTGGTCGGCCCGCTGATCGGCGGCGTGTTCGCCGACGCCGACCAGATCCTGTGGATCGCCGGCTGGCGCTGGGTCTTCCTCATCAACGTTCCGATCGGCCTCGCGGCCCTCGCCATGGTGCTCGCTTTCCTGCACCTGCCCAAGTTCCACGAGCACGGCAAGGTCAGGATCGACTGGTGGGGCGCGACGGCGGTCATCGTCACCCTCGTCCCGCTCCTCCTGGTGGCCGAACAGGGCCGCGAATGGGGCTGGGGCTCCGCGGGCTCCATCGCCTGCTACGTGATCGGCGCCGTGGGTCTCGCGGCCTTCATCATCATCGAATCGATCATGAAATCGGACGCCATCATCCCGCTGCGGCTCTTCCGCTCCGGCACGTTCTCCATGGCCACGGTGCTCGGCTTCCTGGTGGGCTTCGCGATGTTCGGCGCCATGCTGACCCTCCCGCTGTACCTGCAGCTGGTCACGGGCCTGACGCCCACCGAGTCCGGCTTCGCCACGCTGCCCATGGTCGCGGGCCTCATGATCGCCTCGATCGTGTCCGGTCAGCTGATCGCGAAGACCGGCAAGTACCGGATCTTCCCGATCACCGGCACATTCGCCACCGCGTGCGGCTACCTGGTGCTGACGTTCATGACCATCGACAAGCCGCTCTGGTTCCTCATGATCGGCATGTTCCTGATCGGTCTCGGCCTCGGCCAGCTCATGCAGACCCTGACGCTCGCCTCGCAGAACTCGGTGGAGCCCCGCGACATGGGTGTGGCGACCAGCTCGTCCACCTTCTTCCGCCAGATCGGCGGCACCTTGGGCACCGCGGTGCTGCTCTCCGTGCTGTTCGCCGTGATGCCGAACAACATCACCACGGCCATGCAGAACGAGAACGATCTGAAGGCCTCCCTGGACGCCGCCCTCACGCCGTCCGTGGCGAGCGCCCCGGCGAACAAGGGCGTCATGGATCAGCTGTGGAACCCGATCGTGAACCCGGTCAAGGACGAGCTCCAGAAGGGCCTCGACCAGGGCACGGCCGCCGCAAAGAAGGCCGCGGACGACGCGGTGACCCGGCAGGTCACCGCCGCCGTCCAGGCCAAGGTCACGGCGGGTCAGCTTCCCGCGGAAGCAGCCCAGAGCATCATCGATCAGCAGGTCGCCGCCGCGAAGCCGGCCGCCGAGCAGAAGGCCCTGGAGGCCGCCGCACGGCAGGCGAACGCCGCCGTCGTGAACGGGAGGCTCGCCATCGACTTCAGTGACGCCGGTCAGCGTCAGGCCGTGGTGGACAAGCTCGCGCCGACCATGATCGATAAGCTGAAGGAACAGAAGTCGGAGAATGGCGGCAGCGCGTCGACCTCGGACACCTCGTACCTCAAGGGTGCCGATCCGCGCCTGACCCGTCAGTTCATGACCGGGTTCAACACCTCGGCGGTCAGCATCTACTGGGTGGGCCTGGGCGTGATCGTCCTGGCGTTCATCCTCAGCTGGTTCTTCAAGGTGCCGCCGCTGCGCCAGCGTTCGGCTCTGCAGGAACAGGCCGATAAGAACACGGCCGCCCAGCTCGCCGAGAGCTGA
- a CDS encoding TetR/AcrR family transcriptional regulator, which produces MSSMPSPSSATPSKRDRTRHALLESGIAVLVTNPGAALGAVARHAGVARSTLHRYFADRAELVEAINSHVEAQYEEAIEGADIESGTGYEAFERIVEELQDRIELFSWWMQTIHAEVDDFDSEPDQQLLATIRRGQADGTIDDQLTAEWIHTMLWTALWTAHKQVTLNGYRPRTVRSATRLTLQKLAAPSHRTHPTN; this is translated from the coding sequence ATGAGTTCGATGCCTTCACCGTCCTCCGCAACACCATCGAAACGCGACCGGACGCGCCACGCCCTCCTGGAATCGGGAATCGCGGTTCTGGTGACCAACCCAGGGGCCGCTCTCGGGGCCGTAGCACGGCATGCGGGGGTAGCGCGGAGCACCCTCCACCGCTACTTCGCGGATCGGGCGGAGCTCGTCGAAGCGATCAACTCGCATGTCGAGGCTCAATACGAGGAGGCGATCGAGGGCGCCGACATCGAGAGCGGAACCGGGTACGAGGCATTCGAGCGGATCGTCGAGGAGCTGCAGGACCGGATCGAGCTGTTCTCCTGGTGGATGCAGACGATCCACGCGGAGGTCGATGACTTCGACAGCGAACCGGACCAGCAACTACTCGCCACCATTCGACGCGGACAAGCCGACGGCACCATCGACGATCAGCTCACGGCGGAGTGGATCCACACCATGCTGTGGACCGCACTCTGGACAGCCCACAAACAGGTGACCCTCAACGGATACCGCCCACGAACCGTACGCTCCGCCACGCGCCTCACCCTTCAAAAACTCGCAGCCCCCAGCCATCGGACCCACCCGACGAATTAG